The following coding sequences lie in one Treponema socranskii subsp. buccale genomic window:
- a CDS encoding C40 family peptidase, which produces MGIVRSRLYFGIVLFALCAAVSAESKTKAAQAKREALIAEAKKYIGSPYAAGGVGPESFDCSGFIYFIARKSAKVQLPRSSHAIYRFVEHISDDEIEAGDLLFFSASSSGRMTHVGLYIGEGKMIHAASDGPKTGVIVSSLDEHYWKTYYVGAGRFVPSAKSAAGGKTSNGSDKQKTGAPSSGENSEKKTNGTTADAETAASGKSDKESGEKTVADSGESGGDESSEFIRTDTVKVDADPKKTGSDSGKCIDNFICSFSMAIDWSFFEPERFFANFRGIDSGADITFSKWKFRPGIGTMIKGYNGGAVLVPLVFILELNDNIRAYAGPAVTLGAPTFFGERTASPAFSGTFGVSFCTPPHAVGSVGIRFMQDISYTIFKKSDGSMFSFASAFCAGFALVTGIRISLPMRAFAGERGT; this is translated from the coding sequence ATGGGAATAGTACGAAGCCGTCTGTATTTCGGCATAGTTTTGTTTGCACTTTGCGCGGCGGTATCCGCCGAATCGAAAACGAAAGCGGCGCAGGCGAAGCGCGAAGCGCTTATTGCGGAAGCAAAAAAATATATCGGCTCGCCCTATGCTGCAGGCGGGGTAGGACCGGAATCCTTCGATTGTTCCGGCTTTATCTATTTTATCGCGCGTAAATCGGCGAAGGTGCAGCTTCCCCGCAGTTCACATGCCATATATCGATTTGTCGAGCATATTTCGGACGATGAAATCGAAGCGGGCGATTTGCTCTTTTTTTCCGCATCGTCGTCGGGGCGCATGACGCATGTCGGTTTGTATATCGGAGAGGGTAAAATGATCCACGCGGCGAGCGACGGTCCGAAAACGGGAGTTATCGTTTCGTCTCTCGATGAGCATTATTGGAAAACGTATTATGTCGGCGCGGGGCGATTTGTTCCTTCGGCAAAAAGCGCGGCGGGCGGAAAGACTTCGAACGGTTCCGATAAGCAAAAAACCGGCGCACCTTCTTCCGGTGAAAATTCCGAAAAAAAAACAAACGGCACGACGGCTGACGCGGAAACGGCGGCTTCCGGTAAAAGCGATAAAGAATCGGGCGAAAAAACGGTTGCCGACAGCGGTGAATCGGGCGGGGATGAGTCGTCCGAGTTCATACGTACAGATACGGTAAAAGTCGACGCCGATCCGAAAAAGACCGGATCCGATTCCGGTAAATGTATCGATAATTTTATCTGCAGTTTTTCTATGGCGATAGATTGGTCGTTTTTCGAACCTGAGCGTTTTTTCGCGAATTTTCGAGGCATCGATTCCGGTGCCGACATAACGTTTTCAAAATGGAAGTTCCGTCCGGGAATCGGAACGATGATCAAAGGATATAACGGAGGTGCCGTTTTGGTTCCGCTCGTGTTTATTTTGGAGCTGAACGACAATATTCGCGCTTATGCCGGCCCTGCCGTTACGCTCGGCGCTCCGACGTTTTTCGGCGAACGTACGGCTTCTCCCGCTTTTTCGGGAACTTTCGGTGTATCGTTTTGTACGCCGCCCCATGCCGTAGGCTCTGTCGGTATTCGTTTTATGCAGGATATCTCTTATACGATTTTTAAAAAAAGCGACGGATCGATGTTTTCTTTTGCGAGTGCGTTTTGTGCGGGCTTTGCACTTGTGACGGGCATACGCATAAGTCTTCCGATGCGCGCCTTTGCCGGCGAGCGCGGCACATGA
- a CDS encoding BrnT family toxin: MDEILFEWDPLKSDLNYAKHKVTFDEAKTVFYDENAILIADPDHSNQAEDRFIILGLSTELHMLLVCHCYKENDRIRIISARKANLKESKEYGGRI, from the coding sequence ATGGATGAAATACTGTTTGAATGGGATCCGCTTAAATCGGATTTAAATTATGCAAAACATAAAGTAACATTCGACGAAGCGAAAACGGTATTTTATGATGAAAATGCCATATTGATTGCAGATCCCGATCATTCAAACCAGGCTGAAGACCGCTTCATCATACTCGGTTTAAGCACAGAATTGCATATGTTGTTGGTATGTCACTGTTATAAAGAAAACGATAGAATTAGAATTATTTCTGCCCGAAAAGCGAATTTAAAAGAATCAAAAGAATATGGAGGACGAATATGA
- a CDS encoding BrnA antitoxin family protein, protein MRSHYDFSKGIKNPYADTLKKQITIRLDDSVIDYFKDMAKRTGISYQNIINYYLLDCVKEKRRLELTFSK, encoded by the coding sequence ATGAGAAGCCATTATGATTTTTCGAAAGGGATAAAAAACCCTTATGCAGATACATTAAAAAAACAAATCACGATCAGGTTGGATGACAGTGTAATCGATTATTTTAAAGATATGGCGAAAAGAACGGGAATATCATATCAAAACATCATTAATTATTATCTTTTGGATTGTGTAAAAGAAAAGCGGCGTCTTGAATTGACGTTCAGCAAGTAA
- a CDS encoding AMP-dependent synthetase/ligase — protein MTNTNNLPWSFLDSYRGKVFDGEWPTFPQVFRISAERFPDSPCFTDFDGPNASKRSFSYAQALKNIESLAVWLTANGIKKGDRVAVTGKNSPEWAIAYLAILFAGGIVVPIDYALRDNEVDNLLRVSDPKIIFVDEEKYEYFARNAASLKVMSLSPKYPETYVCNLKADGKIEPNREAESGDVAAILFTSGTTGTPKGVMLTHENLISDCYIAQLNFRHYNGDVFYALLPIHHAYTMQAAFINPLSTGAEIVFGKNMAVSRLMRELREGKITVMLGVPLLYNKLLAGIKKGIREKGVLVAGIMRFLMGFSYLVKKLTGKNPGKVLFKAVLQQANIYTLRVAICGGGPLSSSVFKAYNAAGINFIQGYGLTETSPIIALNPVERFKIESVGKDFYPYEEVKIINPDKDGIGEIAVKGPMVMKGYYNMPEETAKMFTDDGFFKTGDVGKIDDERYISLCGRAKNIIVTSGGKNVYPEEIEDAFQLYDNIQQITAQGYVEDDESKSESIEALIYPSDEAFKKLGIERGDSFSNDDIRHLIQADVDAVNHTLQPYARITKITILDKPLEMTTTLKVKRNYKK, from the coding sequence ATGACAAACACAAACAATCTTCCCTGGTCGTTTCTCGATTCATACCGAGGCAAAGTTTTCGACGGCGAATGGCCGACTTTTCCGCAAGTGTTCCGGATTTCCGCAGAGCGGTTTCCGGACAGTCCGTGCTTTACCGATTTCGACGGCCCGAACGCTTCAAAACGGTCTTTCAGTTACGCGCAAGCGCTGAAAAATATAGAATCGCTTGCGGTATGGCTCACGGCGAACGGCATTAAAAAAGGAGATCGGGTTGCCGTAACCGGAAAGAATTCGCCCGAGTGGGCGATCGCATATTTGGCGATCCTTTTTGCCGGCGGTATCGTCGTCCCGATCGATTACGCGCTGCGCGACAACGAAGTCGACAATCTTTTGCGCGTATCGGATCCGAAAATCATCTTCGTCGACGAAGAAAAATACGAATACTTCGCACGCAATGCCGCCTCTTTGAAAGTCATGTCGCTGAGTCCGAAGTACCCGGAAACCTATGTTTGTAATTTAAAAGCCGACGGCAAAATCGAACCGAACAGGGAAGCCGAAAGCGGCGATGTCGCGGCGATTTTATTTACGTCGGGAACGACGGGTACGCCCAAAGGCGTCATGCTCACGCACGAAAATTTAATAAGCGACTGCTATATCGCACAGCTGAATTTCAGGCACTACAACGGAGACGTGTTTTACGCGCTCCTTCCGATTCATCACGCGTACACGATGCAGGCGGCGTTTATCAATCCGCTGTCGACGGGAGCCGAAATCGTATTCGGAAAAAATATGGCCGTCTCCCGCCTCATGCGAGAACTGCGCGAAGGCAAGATTACCGTTATGCTCGGTGTGCCGCTTTTATACAACAAACTGCTCGCCGGCATAAAAAAAGGCATACGCGAAAAAGGCGTACTCGTCGCAGGCATTATGCGCTTTCTCATGGGGTTTTCCTATCTCGTCAAAAAACTCACCGGAAAAAATCCCGGAAAAGTGCTGTTCAAAGCGGTACTCCAACAGGCGAACATCTACACGCTGCGCGTCGCAATCTGCGGAGGCGGACCGCTTTCTTCGAGCGTGTTCAAAGCGTACAACGCCGCGGGCATCAATTTTATTCAAGGGTACGGCTTGACCGAAACGAGTCCCATCATCGCGCTGAATCCGGTCGAACGTTTTAAAATCGAAAGCGTCGGCAAAGATTTTTATCCGTACGAAGAAGTTAAAATTATCAATCCCGATAAAGACGGTATCGGAGAAATCGCCGTGAAAGGCCCGATGGTAATGAAAGGCTATTACAATATGCCGGAAGAAACGGCGAAAATGTTTACCGACGACGGCTTTTTCAAAACGGGCGATGTCGGCAAAATCGACGACGAACGCTATATTTCGCTGTGCGGACGGGCAAAGAACATCATCGTCACGTCGGGCGGAAAAAACGTGTATCCCGAAGAGATCGAAGACGCGTTTCAGCTCTACGACAATATTCAGCAGATCACGGCGCAGGGTTATGTCGAAGACGACGAATCGAAATCGGAAAGTATAGAAGCGCTGATTTATCCGAGCGACGAAGCGTTCAAAAAACTCGGCATAGAACGAGGCGATTCTTTTTCGAATGACGATATACGGCATCTGATCCAAGCCGACGTCGATGCGGTAAATCACACGCTGCAGCCTTATGCGCGGATCACGAAGATAACGATTCTCGACAAACCGCTGGAAATGACGACGACGCTCAAAGTAAAACGGAATTACAAAAAATAA
- a CDS encoding Rpn family recombination-promoting nuclease/putative transposase — translation MATHNRRYKDSVFVDFFGEDKNAKANFLSLYNALHGTELDASSAELEPLRLEQVMYMAFRNDVACLVDRKIIVLIEHQSTINANMPLRFLQYAARLYERIQNPRDRYLRRLKKIPTPEFYVFYNGEEDYPESTTLRLSDAFIAAPEKPSLELVVSVTNINYNKGNEILHTCKPLKEYTLFVDAVRRHTKLDSENGFRNAIKECIQNDILREYLQRKSREVMNMLIAEYDYDVDIAVQREEALQEGEAKGFSLGIAQGKQEGISAGSHQKALETAQILKQLGDPIQKIAQATGLTEKEIKQL, via the coding sequence ATGGCAACACACAATCGTCGGTATAAAGATTCGGTCTTTGTCGATTTTTTCGGCGAAGATAAAAATGCGAAAGCAAACTTTCTTTCGCTCTACAACGCATTGCATGGAACAGAACTTGACGCATCATCGGCGGAACTCGAACCGCTCCGTCTCGAACAGGTGATGTATATGGCGTTCCGCAACGACGTCGCCTGTCTCGTCGACAGGAAAATCATCGTATTGATCGAACACCAATCCACAATCAACGCCAACATGCCGCTCCGCTTTTTGCAGTACGCCGCACGCCTTTATGAGCGCATTCAAAACCCGCGCGACCGCTATCTGAGACGCCTGAAGAAGATTCCTACGCCGGAGTTCTACGTATTCTACAACGGCGAAGAAGATTACCCGGAAAGCACGACCCTCCGTCTGTCCGACGCTTTTATAGCGGCGCCCGAAAAACCGAGCCTCGAACTCGTTGTCAGCGTGACGAATATCAATTATAATAAGGGTAATGAAATCTTACATACGTGTAAACCGCTGAAGGAGTACACGCTGTTCGTAGATGCCGTGAGAAGACACACAAAGCTCGACAGCGAAAACGGCTTTCGAAACGCGATCAAAGAGTGCATACAAAACGACATCCTGCGGGAGTATTTACAAAGAAAAAGTCGGGAGGTGATGAATATGCTCATAGCTGAATACGATTACGACGTGGACATTGCCGTGCAGCGGGAGGAAGCATTACAAGAAGGCGAAGCGAAAGGTTTTTCGCTTGGTATCGCACAGGGAAAACAGGAAGGCATTTCCGCCGGCTCACATCAAAAAGCGCTTGAAACGGCTCAAATCTTAAAACAGCTAGGCGATCCCATACAAAAGATTGCCCAAGCGACCGGCCTTACCGAAAAAGAAATCAAACAGCTGTAA